One Bacillus sp. 1780r2a1 DNA segment encodes these proteins:
- a CDS encoding DUF1189 domain-containing protein, which produces MEMFRRFLMSTYLPKKVVMLRFEHPNKTIGYVLLLTAFSLLPALLFMIPTIVSGYQNAIQYITTPSTTVYLEDYTLYEEGKRNISSSSFTLDSTTTTEEVSITPPLYGIGLVKDGVFLAIKGQAQVYSYELLGWDSLSKVDLLHHLKDIKNTLFVFIPLSVFLLFCLTAGLKFIQITLFAVIGLYASRFTKKTVTFKHAWVLSAYSITPMTVLFMIIDLFSYSAPYSTSLYLAGVLFTYVFILSRLPIKKEKGISLNA; this is translated from the coding sequence ATGGAAATGTTTCGCCGCTTTTTAATGAGTACATACCTTCCAAAAAAAGTAGTGATGCTTAGATTTGAACATCCAAATAAAACCATCGGTTATGTTTTATTGTTAACTGCTTTCTCATTACTACCAGCTTTGCTTTTTATGATACCCACAATTGTAAGCGGTTATCAAAATGCCATTCAGTATATTACAACACCATCCACAACTGTTTACCTTGAAGATTACACACTTTACGAAGAAGGAAAAAGGAATATTTCTAGTTCTTCATTTACTCTAGATTCCACGACTACAACTGAGGAAGTTTCAATTACACCGCCTTTATACGGAATAGGATTGGTGAAAGATGGTGTCTTTCTTGCCATTAAAGGACAAGCACAAGTGTATTCATACGAACTTTTAGGTTGGGACTCTTTAAGCAAAGTGGATCTTTTACATCACTTAAAGGATATTAAAAATACGCTTTTTGTTTTTATTCCTCTCTCTGTCTTTTTATTATTTTGTTTAACAGCAGGATTAAAGTTTATTCAAATTACACTTTTCGCTGTAATTGGTCTGTACGCGAGTCGCTTCACCAAAAAAACAGTAACGTTCAAACATGCTTGGGTATTGAGTGCTTACAGCATTACTCCCATGACTGTTCTATTTATGATTATTGATTTATTCTCTTATTCTGCCCCTTACTCAACAAGCCTTTATTTAGCTGGAGTGCTATTTACGTATGTATTTATTTTATCGAGGCTTCCAATTAAAAAGGAAAAGGGTATCTCTTTAAACGCTTAA
- a CDS encoding MFS transporter, with product MKEKLMMISLGLLPLIMVLGNSTLIPLLPNIQQSLDLNELQTGFILSAFTIPAAILIPIAGILSDRYGRKKLILISLTFIMVGSIVSFFSMAIPSQAFSILIGGRVIQGIGAAGTTTLAMALVGDVFHNDKRATALGLLEVYNGVGKVIAPIIGATVALVTWSAVFIVYPLVALMAFLGINRYVENVKNSENALGIRAYFQQAFRIVYQRKRELFPLFFIGGVGLFIVFGVLYFLSFLIQETYHIDGFFKGTAFFFPLTAMTLASYWSGKRIKNDEVLMKKLMLLGTSLLFITFGLLIFVHSLSVLMFSLTLAFGGLGFVLPCVNMMITSTTSDAERGFVVSLYGTTRFLGVALGPIVYGVWMVNEKSMYMYSFLTLLIAGGWLILRIFSSVDIGKRKVVKVKLK from the coding sequence TTGAAAGAAAAATTAATGATGATTTCACTAGGACTATTACCGCTCATTATGGTTCTGGGGAATTCTACCTTGATTCCTCTGTTACCAAATATTCAGCAGTCGTTGGATTTAAATGAATTACAAACGGGCTTTATCTTAAGTGCTTTTACAATTCCAGCAGCCATCTTAATTCCAATTGCAGGTATCTTATCAGATCGTTATGGTAGAAAAAAACTTATCTTAATTTCGTTAACTTTTATTATGGTAGGAAGTATTGTATCTTTTTTTAGTATGGCAATACCAAGTCAGGCGTTTTCAATATTAATTGGAGGGCGAGTAATACAGGGAATAGGAGCAGCAGGTACGACAACTCTTGCAATGGCTTTAGTAGGTGATGTGTTTCATAATGACAAGCGGGCGACGGCATTAGGGTTGTTAGAAGTATATAACGGAGTTGGAAAAGTCATTGCTCCTATTATAGGTGCGACTGTTGCGCTCGTAACATGGTCTGCCGTTTTCATTGTCTATCCTTTGGTTGCATTAATGGCTTTTTTAGGTATTAATCGATACGTAGAAAATGTAAAGAACAGTGAAAATGCGTTAGGAATTCGAGCTTATTTTCAACAAGCTTTTCGGATTGTTTATCAACGGAAGAGAGAATTGTTTCCTCTTTTTTTTATAGGAGGGGTAGGGCTGTTTATTGTCTTTGGTGTTCTGTACTTTCTATCCTTTTTAATTCAAGAAACGTATCATATCGATGGCTTTTTTAAAGGGACAGCTTTTTTCTTCCCTCTCACTGCGATGACCCTTGCTTCTTATTGGAGTGGAAAACGAATTAAAAATGATGAGGTCTTAATGAAGAAATTAATGCTTCTAGGTACGAGTTTATTATTTATAACGTTTGGTTTGCTTATTTTTGTCCATTCTCTTTCTGTTCTAATGTTTAGTTTGACGCTTGCTTTTGGCGGGCTTGGCTTTGTGTTGCCGTGTGTGAACATGATGATTACGTCTACAACTTCAGATGCAGAAAGAGGGTTTGTTGTGTCGTTATACGGCACAACCCGGTTTCTAGGTGTTGCTTTAGGACCCATCGTATATGGAGTTTGGATGGTAAATGAAAAAAGCATGTACATGTATAGTTTCCTAACTTTGCTCATAGCGGGCGGATGGCTGATTTTACGAATCTTCAGCTCAGTTGATATCGGAAAGAGAAAAGTTGTAAAGGTGAAACTGAAGTAG
- a CDS encoding LysM domain-containing protein codes for MKRLSALAALAFVGYICHYDIKYGTIPSSTEAAPVLANVEKEQPTQTTTHFIEVKVKAGDTVLSIMEKSLKGSIPVSINQLSKDFTTLNNGLSPHEIQVGKTYKFPTYK; via the coding sequence ATGAAAAGACTATCTGCCCTTGCCGCTCTCGCATTTGTTGGTTATATTTGTCATTATGATATTAAATATGGTACGATTCCTTCCTCAACTGAAGCTGCTCCTGTTCTGGCAAATGTTGAGAAAGAACAGCCAACACAAACAACAACACATTTTATAGAAGTAAAAGTAAAAGCTGGAGATACGGTATTGTCTATTATGGAAAAGTCATTAAAAGGTTCTATTCCCGTTTCAATCAATCAGCTGTCAAAAGACTTTACCACTTTAAATAACGGGCTTTCTCCACATGAAATCCAAGTTGGAAAAACATATAAATTCCCTACTTACAAGTAA
- the ispG gene encoding flavodoxin-dependent (E)-4-hydroxy-3-methylbut-2-enyl-diphosphate synthase, translating to MSEIIHRTKTRPVKVGNLTIGGNNEVVIQSMTTTKTHDVEATVAEIKRLEEAGCQVVRVACPDERAANAIADIKKQINIPLVVDIHFDYRLALKAIEGGADKIRINPGNIGRREKVEAVVNAAKAKGIPIRIGVNAGSLEKRILDKYGYPTADGMVESALHHIKILEDLDFHDIIVSMKASDVNLAIEAYEKAAKAFDYPLHLGITESGTLFAGTVKSAAGLGAILSKGIGNTVRVSLSADPVEEVKVARELLKSFGLAANAATLISCPTCGRIEIDLISIANEVEEYISHIKAPIKVAVLGCAVNGPGEAREADIGIAGARGEGLLFRKGEIVRKVPEETMVEELKKEVDKIAEEYYEKQKAEQNT from the coding sequence GTGAGTGAAATTATACATCGTACAAAAACACGCCCTGTTAAAGTTGGAAATTTAACAATCGGTGGCAATAATGAAGTAGTTATCCAAAGTATGACAACAACAAAGACACATGATGTTGAAGCAACGGTCGCTGAGATTAAGCGCCTAGAAGAAGCAGGCTGTCAAGTTGTTCGCGTAGCTTGCCCAGATGAGCGCGCAGCAAATGCTATTGCAGATATTAAAAAACAAATTAACATCCCTTTAGTTGTTGACATTCATTTCGATTACCGTCTTGCTTTAAAAGCAATTGAAGGCGGAGCTGATAAAATCCGAATTAATCCAGGAAACATTGGACGCCGTGAAAAAGTTGAAGCTGTTGTTAACGCTGCAAAAGCTAAAGGCATTCCAATTCGTATTGGAGTTAACGCAGGCTCACTTGAAAAGCGTATTCTAGATAAATACGGATATCCAACAGCTGATGGAATGGTTGAAAGTGCATTACATCACATTAAAATTCTAGAAGATCTAGACTTCCACGATATCATCGTATCTATGAAGGCTTCTGATGTAAACCTGGCAATTGAAGCATATGAAAAAGCAGCAAAAGCTTTTGATTATCCTTTACACTTAGGTATCACAGAGTCTGGTACGTTATTTGCAGGAACAGTAAAAAGTGCTGCTGGATTAGGTGCTATCCTATCCAAAGGTATTGGAAATACCGTTCGCGTATCTTTGAGTGCTGATCCTGTTGAAGAGGTAAAAGTGGCTCGCGAATTATTAAAATCATTCGGCTTAGCAGCTAACGCAGCGACTTTAATTTCTTGTCCTACATGTGGACGCATTGAAATCGACCTTATTAGCATCGCAAACGAAGTTGAAGAGTATATTTCACATATTAAAGCACCGATTAAAGTTGCTGTATTAGGTTGTGCAGTAAATGGACCTGGTGAAGCTCGCGAGGCAGATATCGGAATAGCTGGTGCAAGAGGTGAAGGATTGCTCTTCCGCAAAGGAGAAATCGTTCGCAAGGTTCCAGAAGAAACAATGGTTGAAGAGTTGAAAAAAGAAGTCGATAAGATTGCTGAAGAATATTATGAAAAGCAAAAAGCAGAACAAAACACTTAA
- a CDS encoding DUF4190 domain-containing protein: MENEQHERRKDTDYDAYEADFMEETAAEIAVPASGREEHIHREHEVVGQDEGKGYGRFALILSILSLFFLPIILGAAGIILGFIARRKGANTLGAWAIGIGIVSIIVGTFILPFF, encoded by the coding sequence ATGGAGAATGAGCAGCATGAACGACGTAAGGATACAGATTACGACGCGTACGAAGCGGACTTTATGGAAGAAACAGCTGCTGAGATAGCAGTTCCAGCTTCAGGACGTGAAGAGCATATTCATCGTGAACATGAAGTAGTTGGTCAAGATGAAGGAAAAGGGTATGGGCGCTTTGCGCTGATCCTATCCATTCTTTCGTTATTTTTCTTGCCAATTATCCTTGGCGCAGCTGGGATTATTTTAGGGTTTATCGCACGAAGAAAAGGAGCAAACACGTTAGGAGCATGGGCAATAGGGATTGGGATTGTATCCATTATTGTGGGAACCTTTATCCTCCCGTTCTTTTAA
- a CDS encoding transcriptional repressor: MNLSEAINLLKDEGYKHTGKREEMLALFSKTDKYLTAKDVLEHMRLDYPGLSFDTIYRNLSLFADLGILEMTELSSEKHFRFKCATKHHHHHFICLQCGKTKEIDACPMKYVNEDLEGFDVTGHKFEIYGKCTDCNEQVVN, encoded by the coding sequence ATGAATTTGTCAGAAGCAATTAATTTGTTAAAAGATGAAGGATATAAGCATACTGGAAAACGAGAAGAAATGCTTGCGTTGTTTTCAAAAACGGATAAGTATTTAACGGCTAAAGATGTGTTAGAGCATATGCGATTGGATTATCCAGGTCTTAGCTTTGATACTATTTATCGTAACTTATCACTATTTGCAGACCTTGGCATATTAGAGATGACGGAGCTTTCAAGTGAAAAGCATTTCCGCTTTAAATGTGCAACTAAACACCACCATCATCACTTTATTTGCTTACAATGTGGCAAAACAAAAGAAATTGATGCTTGTCCAATGAAGTATGTAAACGAAGATTTAGAGGGATTCGATGTAACGGGACATAAATTTGAAATCTACGGTAAGTGTACGGATTGTAACGAGCAAGTGGTAAACTGA
- a CDS encoding metal ABC transporter permease produces MIASLFEFEFLRNAFATGMIIGVLAPLLGAFIVVRRLSLIADALSHVTLAGISFSLLLSQKVGFMQGVNPLYLGMVASVGGSLFIEKLRAVYKHYQELAIPIILSGGIGISAICISLADGFNNDLMNYLFGSVSAVSRSDLWTVIGIAVVVITLVFVFYKELFILSFDEEHASASGIKAKWVHFLFIVMVALVIAVSMRIVGILLVSSLMTLPVAASIRLANGFKQTILLSVIFGEVSVLGGLFSAYYLDLAPGGTIVVIAVIILIISIMINKGRKGKRK; encoded by the coding sequence ATGATTGCAAGCTTATTTGAATTTGAATTTTTACGCAATGCATTTGCAACGGGAATGATCATTGGGGTCTTAGCTCCGCTTTTAGGCGCTTTTATCGTTGTGCGCCGCCTTTCTCTTATTGCAGATGCACTTAGCCATGTAACTCTTGCCGGCATTTCTTTTAGTTTGTTATTGAGTCAGAAAGTAGGGTTTATGCAAGGGGTAAATCCACTATATTTAGGAATGGTTGCTTCGGTTGGAGGATCGCTTTTCATTGAAAAGCTACGTGCGGTTTACAAGCATTACCAAGAATTAGCCATTCCCATTATTTTATCGGGCGGAATAGGAATTAGCGCCATTTGCATTTCATTAGCAGATGGCTTTAACAATGACTTAATGAATTATTTGTTTGGTAGCGTCAGCGCTGTAAGCCGATCAGATTTATGGACGGTTATTGGTATTGCGGTAGTAGTTATTACGCTCGTTTTCGTATTTTATAAAGAATTGTTTATTTTATCCTTTGATGAAGAGCATGCGTCAGCATCTGGCATTAAAGCGAAATGGGTGCATTTTTTATTTATCGTAATGGTTGCTTTAGTTATTGCGGTTTCCATGCGAATTGTTGGGATTTTATTAGTGTCATCCTTAATGACGCTCCCGGTAGCAGCGAGCATTCGCTTAGCTAATGGTTTCAAACAAACCATTTTATTATCGGTCATTTTTGGAGAAGTATCCGTACTAGGTGGATTGTTTTCAGCTTACTATTTAGATTTAGCTCCCGGAGGTACAATTGTTGTCATTGCTGTTATAATTTTAATTATATCAATCATGATTAACAAAGGGCGAAAGGGGAAAAGAAAATGA
- a CDS encoding metal ABC transporter ATP-binding protein: MANAIEVEQLSFQYDGRYVLEDISFSIPKGSFLGLVGPNGSGKSTLIKCILGLQKPSKGLIRLFGTEQRKFKERSKIGYVSQKANSFNSGFPATVFEVVSTGLTSKIGLFKFMTPAHRKKVKEAIAAVGMSEFINRNIGELSGGQQQRIFIARALVSDPELLILDEPTVGVDAQNVQNFYQLLEKLNKEHGITLLLVTHDIGTITDKVTHVACLNKFLHFHGESKDFETFCEHDVSMFYGHDVHMLTHHHDHGGQHA; encoded by the coding sequence ATAGCGAATGCTATTGAAGTTGAACAATTATCGTTCCAATATGATGGGAGATATGTTTTAGAGGACATTAGCTTTTCAATTCCAAAAGGATCCTTTTTAGGACTTGTAGGTCCAAATGGTTCTGGAAAATCAACGCTCATTAAATGTATTCTGGGACTGCAGAAGCCTTCAAAAGGGTTAATTCGCTTATTTGGAACAGAACAAAGAAAATTTAAAGAGCGAAGCAAAATTGGCTATGTGTCACAAAAAGCAAATAGCTTTAACAGCGGTTTTCCCGCAACGGTATTTGAAGTTGTATCAACAGGGCTAACATCTAAGATTGGATTGTTTAAGTTTATGACACCAGCACATCGAAAAAAAGTTAAAGAAGCAATAGCTGCTGTTGGTATGAGTGAGTTTATAAATCGAAACATAGGTGAGTTATCGGGTGGGCAGCAACAGCGCATTTTCATCGCACGTGCTCTTGTAAGTGACCCGGAGCTACTCATATTAGATGAGCCTACGGTTGGTGTGGATGCTCAAAATGTTCAAAATTTTTATCAATTATTAGAAAAACTAAATAAGGAGCACGGAATTACTCTGTTACTTGTTACACATGATATTGGAACGATTACTGATAAAGTAACGCACGTTGCGTGTTTAAATAAATTTTTACATTTTCATGGGGAATCAAAGGACTTTGAAACGTTTTGTGAGCATGATGTATCCATGTTTTATGGACATGACGTTCATATGTTAACTCATCACCATGACCATGGAGGGCAGCACGCATGA
- a CDS encoding DUF2624 domain-containing protein, whose protein sequence is MKLVQQIVNKKVNSLTPNELLKYSKQYNVFITPEQAHTLVNVIRQKPVNIYNEAERRYLIKQIAQVTDRETAKKVNELFQKLM, encoded by the coding sequence ATGAAATTAGTTCAACAAATCGTTAACAAAAAAGTGAATAGCTTAACACCAAACGAGTTGCTTAAATATAGTAAACAGTATAATGTGTTTATTACACCCGAGCAGGCTCATACTCTTGTGAACGTCATTAGGCAAAAACCTGTAAACATTTATAATGAAGCTGAGCGTCGTTATTTAATTAAGCAAATTGCTCAAGTAACAGATCGGGAAACAGCTAAAAAGGTCAATGAGCTGTTCCAAAAACTGATGTAA
- a CDS encoding deoxyribonuclease IV, protein MLKIGSHVSMSGKKMLLGASEEAVSYGANTFMIYTGAPQNTRRKKIEELNIEAGLQHMKENGIDNIVVHAPYIINIGNTTNPATFELGVEFLTSEIQRTHALGARQIVLHPGAHVGAGTETGIKQIISGLNEVLRPDQEVQIALETMAGKGSECGRSFEEIAMIIDGVTHNEKLSVCFDTCHVHDAGYDIVNDFDGVLNEFDKMVGIDRIKVLHVNDSKNSCGAKKDRHENIGFGHIGFDALNYIVHHPAFADVPKILETPYVGVDKKTKKAPYKLEIDMLKAKVFDPELQNKLMN, encoded by the coding sequence ATGTTAAAAATCGGTTCGCACGTATCAATGAGTGGGAAAAAGATGCTGCTTGGGGCTAGTGAAGAAGCTGTTTCGTATGGAGCTAATACGTTTATGATTTATACGGGCGCTCCTCAAAACACAAGGCGTAAAAAAATTGAAGAGCTAAACATTGAAGCTGGTCTACAGCATATGAAAGAAAACGGTATTGATAACATCGTTGTGCATGCTCCATATATCATTAATATTGGTAATACAACAAATCCAGCCACGTTTGAGCTTGGAGTAGAGTTTTTAACTTCAGAAATTCAGCGTACCCATGCTCTTGGTGCTCGCCAAATTGTACTTCACCCAGGAGCTCATGTAGGAGCTGGCACAGAAACAGGTATCAAGCAGATTATCAGCGGATTAAATGAAGTGCTTCGCCCAGACCAAGAAGTACAGATTGCCTTAGAAACAATGGCGGGAAAAGGATCTGAATGTGGACGAAGTTTTGAGGAAATTGCTATGATCATTGATGGTGTTACGCATAACGAAAAGTTATCGGTTTGTTTTGATACATGCCACGTTCACGATGCAGGATATGATATTGTGAACGATTTTGATGGAGTATTAAATGAATTTGATAAAATGGTGGGGATTGATCGTATTAAAGTACTGCATGTTAACGATAGTAAAAATAGCTGTGGGGCTAAAAAAGACCGACATGAAAATATTGGCTTTGGTCATATTGGCTTTGACGCGTTAAATTACATTGTTCATCATCCAGCATTTGCAGATGTGCCGAAGATTCTAGAAACACCGTACGTTGGCGTGGATAAAAAGACGAAAAAAGCACCATATAAGCTTGAAATTGATATGTTAAAAGCAAAAGTATTCGATCCCGAGTTACAAAATAAGCTGATGAACTAA
- a CDS encoding DEAD/DEAH box helicase, translated as MEKTNFERFELQPFLIEAIKQLGFYNPTEIQERLIPSVLKGDSVIGQSQTGTGKTHAYLLPLLEKVNPAKQEVQVVIAAPTRELASQIYQEVLKITKYCEEGKEITAKCFIGGTDKQRTIEKLKKQPQIVVGTPSRLFDLVNEKALFVHTTAAIVVDEADLMLDMGFLEDVDRLASSMPEKLQMLVFSATIPEKLKPFLKKYMDNPKYSHVAPNQVAAAKLEHVLVPLRHRNKFKLLHDMLVSYNPYLAIVFTNTKKMADEVADDLMAKGLRVGRIHGDLTPRDRKKMMKQISNLEFQYVVATDLAARGIDIEGISHVINFELPSDLDFYIHRVGRTARAGYSGIAATMYDVEDEDAVIRLEKMGIEFVNKDLKNGEWISIDDRNRRKKRQKKTDDVDKEASRLIQKPKKVKPGYKKKRAREIQKFVQKKKRSERRNNR; from the coding sequence ATGGAAAAAACTAACTTTGAACGTTTTGAGCTACAGCCATTTTTAATAGAAGCAATTAAGCAATTAGGGTTTTATAACCCAACAGAAATTCAAGAACGCTTGATTCCATCAGTTTTAAAAGGAGACAGCGTTATTGGTCAGTCGCAAACAGGAACAGGTAAAACACATGCATATTTACTTCCTCTTTTAGAAAAAGTGAATCCGGCAAAGCAAGAAGTACAGGTTGTTATTGCAGCTCCAACACGTGAGCTAGCTTCACAAATTTATCAAGAAGTATTAAAGATTACGAAATACTGTGAAGAAGGAAAAGAAATTACAGCAAAATGTTTTATTGGTGGAACAGACAAGCAGCGTACGATTGAAAAGTTAAAAAAACAGCCACAAATTGTAGTTGGAACACCTTCACGTCTATTTGATTTAGTAAATGAAAAAGCGTTATTTGTTCATACGACTGCAGCAATCGTTGTAGATGAAGCGGATTTAATGCTTGATATGGGCTTTTTAGAAGATGTAGATCGTTTGGCAAGCAGCATGCCTGAAAAGCTTCAAATGCTTGTATTCTCAGCTACAATTCCAGAGAAATTAAAGCCATTCTTGAAAAAATATATGGATAACCCTAAATATTCTCATGTGGCACCAAATCAAGTAGCAGCAGCTAAGCTAGAGCATGTATTAGTACCCCTTCGTCATCGTAACAAGTTTAAACTTTTACACGATATGCTTGTTTCTTATAATCCATACTTAGCCATTGTGTTTACCAACACGAAGAAGATGGCTGATGAAGTAGCGGATGATTTAATGGCAAAAGGCCTTCGTGTAGGGCGTATTCATGGGGATTTAACGCCACGTGATCGTAAGAAGATGATGAAACAAATTTCAAACCTAGAGTTTCAATACGTTGTAGCAACAGATTTAGCAGCTCGCGGTATTGACATCGAGGGCATTAGTCACGTAATTAACTTTGAACTTCCTTCAGATCTAGATTTTTATATTCACCGTGTAGGACGTACAGCACGTGCTGGATATTCAGGGATTGCTGCTACAATGTATGATGTAGAAGATGAAGATGCGGTGATTCGACTTGAGAAAATGGGAATAGAGTTTGTGAACAAAGACTTGAAAAACGGTGAATGGATTTCAATTGATGACCGCAACCGTCGTAAAAAACGTCAGAAAAAAACGGATGATGTTGATAAAGAAGCAAGTCGCTTAATTCAAAAGCCAAAGAAAGTAAAACCTGGCTATAAGAAAAAACGTGCTCGTGAAATTCAAAAGTTTGTTCAAAAGAAAAAGAGAAGCGAGCGCCGCAATAATCGATAA
- a CDS encoding YqfQ family protein, giving the protein MIPRRPSFPPRMQSPFGPTNTQQTFFPNTQGINPQGTPRGPGNLLARIFGRGRAGARGTEAFGGSGAAGAQRMIPPTSLFNTVQSAATPASSASLLSNLQNLTNPATLSSMMTNIQKVIKVAETMGPMVQQYGPLVKNAPSLIKMYQLLRTADTGEEEEDDASNNSEEKNNEGSTQINNSQENENEKEKKLESDEFNFDDEEIKPVKKVRQSTPKLYI; this is encoded by the coding sequence TTGATTCCAAGAAGACCATCCTTTCCCCCTCGTATGCAGAGCCCATTTGGACCTACTAATACTCAACAAACATTCTTCCCGAATACACAGGGAATCAACCCTCAAGGAACGCCTCGTGGTCCAGGAAATTTGCTAGCTCGTATATTTGGAAGAGGTCGTGCTGGTGCCAGAGGCACTGAAGCCTTTGGAGGTTCTGGAGCTGCTGGAGCTCAAAGGATGATTCCACCTACTTCTCTATTCAATACGGTTCAAAGTGCAGCTACACCCGCATCGTCTGCTTCATTATTAAGCAATTTACAAAATTTAACGAACCCTGCTACGCTGAGCTCCATGATGACCAATATTCAAAAGGTTATTAAAGTGGCTGAAACAATGGGGCCAATGGTACAACAGTACGGACCACTCGTTAAAAACGCTCCGTCTCTTATAAAAATGTATCAGCTACTACGCACAGCGGATACAGGTGAAGAGGAAGAAGATGACGCAAGTAACAATAGCGAAGAAAAAAACAATGAAGGAAGCACCCAAATTAATAATTCTCAAGAGAACGAGAACGAAAAAGAAAAGAAATTAGAAAGCGACGAATTTAATTTTGATGATGAAGAAATTAAACCCGTTAAAAAAGTACGCCAATCAACACCAAAGCTTTATATTTAA
- a CDS encoding 4-hydroxy-3-methylbut-2-enyl diphosphate reductase has product MKVIKIAPRGYCYGVVDAMVIARNAALDTSLPRPIYILGMIVHNKHVTDAFEEDGIITLDGANRLEILDKINEGTVIFTAHGVSPEVKERAKEKGLVTIDATCPDVTKTHDLILAKEKEGYEVVYIGKKGHPEPEGAVGIAPHIVHLIEKEEDVESLDITRDKIIVTNQTTMSQWDVADVIEKVQEKYPHAEVHKEICLATQVRQEAVAEQAGEADVTIVVGDPKSNNSNRLAQVSEEIAGTKAYRISDISELKVAWLKDATSVAVTAGASTPTPITKEVIKFLEQFDPADETTWTLEKTVPLSKILPKVRTKKSS; this is encoded by the coding sequence ATGAAAGTTATAAAAATTGCTCCACGCGGCTATTGCTATGGAGTTGTTGATGCAATGGTTATTGCACGCAACGCAGCTTTGGATACATCACTTCCACGCCCAATTTATATATTAGGCATGATTGTGCATAACAAACACGTAACAGACGCGTTTGAAGAAGATGGAATCATTACCCTAGACGGTGCAAATCGTTTAGAGATTTTAGATAAAATTAATGAAGGTACGGTCATTTTTACAGCTCATGGTGTATCACCAGAAGTAAAAGAGCGCGCAAAAGAAAAAGGACTTGTTACAATTGACGCAACGTGCCCAGACGTAACCAAAACACATGACCTTATTCTTGCAAAAGAGAAAGAAGGCTATGAAGTCGTTTATATCGGTAAAAAAGGCCATCCTGAGCCGGAAGGAGCAGTGGGTATTGCGCCTCACATCGTTCATCTAATTGAAAAAGAAGAAGATGTAGAATCCCTTGATATTACAAGAGATAAAATCATTGTGACGAATCAAACAACAATGAGCCAATGGGACGTAGCCGATGTGATTGAAAAAGTTCAGGAGAAATACCCTCATGCTGAAGTGCATAAAGAAATTTGTCTAGCAACACAAGTACGTCAAGAAGCGGTAGCAGAACAAGCTGGAGAAGCTGACGTGACAATTGTTGTTGGTGATCCAAAAAGTAATAATTCTAACCGTCTAGCGCAAGTTTCTGAAGAGATTGCTGGAACAAAAGCTTATCGTATTAGCGATATTTCTGAGCTTAAAGTAGCTTGGTTGAAAGATGCTACTTCAGTCGCTGTAACGGCTGGTGCATCCACTCCTACGCCAATTACAAAAGAAGTCATTAAGTTTCTAGAGCAGTTTGACCCTGCTGACGAAACAACATGGACACTTGAAAAAACTGTTCCATTATCGAAAATCTTACCAAAAGTACGTACGAAAAAATCATCCTAA